The following are from one region of the Camelus ferus isolate YT-003-E chromosome 13, BCGSAC_Cfer_1.0, whole genome shotgun sequence genome:
- the MAP7D1 gene encoding MAP7 domain-containing protein 1 isoform X13 produces the protein MESGSLSEPGAGAPPAVAARTPPEPRPSPEGDPFPPPPPLPMSALVPDTPPDTPPAMKNATSPKQLPLEPESPPELVGPRPASQQEESPFSEVKIRGPTPPATGPRDARPPRRSSQPSPTAVPASDSPPTKQDVKKAGERHKLAKERREERAKYLAAKKAVWLEKEEKAKALREKQLQERRRRLEEQRLKAEQRRAALEERQRQKLEKNKERYEAAIQRSVKKTWAEIRQQRWSWAGALHHSSPGRKTSGSRCSVSAVNLPKHVDSIINKRLSKSSATLWNSPSRNRSLQLSAWESSIVDRLMTPTLSFLARSRSAVTLPRNGRDQAVPVCPRSASASPLTPCSAPRSGHRCGPAGERGERRERRKASAGGSPAPARLRPEASPVQKKEKKDKERENEKEKSALARERSLKKRQSLPASLRPRVSTGNAELSPKSKARPSSPSTSWHRPASPCLSPGPGHALPPKPPSPRGTTASPKGRVRRKDEAKESPNVAGPEDKNQSKGKASDEKEPAAPASPAPSPVPSPTPAQPQKEQPTAEIPAAPAPPVTPSKPMAGTTDREEATRLLAEKRRQAREQREREEQERRLQAERDKRMREEQLAREAEARAEREAEARRREEQEAREKAQAEQEEQERLQKQKEEAEARSREEAERQRLEREKHFQREEQERQERKKRLEEIMKRTRKSEAAETKKQDRKEAKANSSSPVIDPAKAVEARPSGLQKEAVQKEELAPQEPQWSGFCIHSLPNKESPGSLVNGLQPLPAHQENGFSPKGPSGDKSLGRTPEALLPFAEAEAFLKKAVVQPPQVTEVL, from the exons ATGGAGAGCGGCTCACTTTCGGAGCCGGGTGCCGGCGCACCCCCAG CTGTGGCAGCCAGGACCCCTCCAGAGCCAAGACCTTCTCCAGAAGGTGACCCCTTCCCGCCACCGCCACCACTACCGATGTCAGCCCTGGTGCCCGACACTCCCCCAGACACCCCTCCTGCCATGAAGAATGCCACTAGCCCTAAGCAGCTCCCACTGGAACCAGAGAGCCCCCCAGAGCTGGTAGGGCCCAGGCCAGCCTCCCAGCAGGAGGAGTCCCCTTTCTCAGAAGTGAAGATCAGGGGACCCACCCCTCCAGCCACAGGCCCACGGGATGCCAGGCCTCCTCGGAGGAGCAGTCAGCCATCCCCAACAGCAGTGCCAGCCTCCGACAGCCCTCCCACCAAGCAAG ATgtaaagaaggcaggagagagacacAAGCTGGCAAAGGAGCGGCGGGAAGAGCGGGCCAAGTACTTGG CGGCCAAGAaggcagtgtggctggagaaggaggagaaggccaAGGCGCTGCGGGAGAAGCAGCTCCAGGAGCGCCGGCGGCGGCTGGAGGAGCAGCGGCTCAAAGCCGAGCAACGTCGGGCAGCCCTGGAGGAGCGGCAGCGGCAGAAGCTCGAGAAAAACAAG GAGCGCTACGAAGCAGCCATCCAGCGGTCAGTAAAGAAGACATGGGCTGAAATCCGGCAGCAGCGCTGGTCCTGGGCAGGGGCCCTGCACCACAGCTCCCCAGGACGTAAGACCA GTGGGAGCAGGTGCTCCGTGTCGGCAGTAAACCTGCCCAAACACGTGGACTCTATAATCAACAAGCGGCTCTCAAAGTCCTCTGCCACGCTCTGGAACTCCCCCAGTAGAA ATCGCAGCCTGCAGCTGAGCGCATGGGAGAGCAGCATCGTGGACCGTCTGATGACGcccaccctctccttcctggcGCGGAGTCGCAGTGCGGTCACCCTGCCCCGAAACGGCCGGGACCAGG CCGTGCCGGTGTGCCCGCGCTCGGCCTCCGCCAGCCCCCTGACCCCGTGCAGCGCCCCCCGAAGCGGGCACCGCTGCGGCCCCGCCGGGGAGCGCGGGGAGCGCCGGGAGCGCCGAAAGGCCAGCGCCGGGGGtagccccgccccggcccgcctTCGGCCCGAGGCCTCGCCG GtgcagaaaaaggagaagaaggacAAGGAAcgggaaaatgagaaggaaaagagtGCCCTGGCCCGAGAGCGCAGCCTCAAGAAGCGCCAATCGCTGCCTGCCTCGCTACGCCCACGCGTCTCCACGGGCAACGCTGAGCTCAG tCCCAAATCCAAGGCCCGGCCATCCTCTCCCTCTACATCCTGGCAcaggcctgcctctccctgcctcagcccAGGACCAGGTCATGCTCTGCCCCCCAAACCACCGTCCCCCCGAGGCACCACTGCATCACCGAAGGGGCGGGTTCGGAGGAAGGATGAGGCAAAGGAGAGCCCTAATGTGGCGGGGCCTGAGGACAAGAACCAGAGCAAGGGCAAAGCCAGCGATGAGAaggagcctgcagccccagcctcaccagcaccctcccctgtgccctcacccaccccagcccagccccagaagGAGCAGCCCACAGCAGAGATCCCTGCAG cccccgctCCCCCGGTGACCCCTAGCAAACCCATGGCTGGCACCACAGACCGTGAAGAGGCCACTCGACTCCTGGCTGAGAAGCGGCGCCAGGCCCGGGAGCAGCGGGAGCGCGAGGAACAGGAGCGGAGGCTGCAGGCAGAAAGGGACAA GCGAATGCGAGAAGAACAGCTGGCTCGGGAGGCTGAGGCCCGGGCCGAGCGGGAGGCGGAGGCCCGGAGgcgggaggagcaggaggcccGAGAGAAGGCGCAGGcggagcaggaggagcaggagcgGTTGCAGAAGCAG AAAGAGGAGGCCGAAGCTCGGTCCCGAGAAGAAGCGGAGCGGCAGCGTCTGGAGCGGGAAAAGCACTTccagagggaggagcaggaacGGCAAGAGCGCAAAAAG CGCCTGGAGGAGATCATGAAGAGGACTCGGAAGTCAGAAGCTGCTGAAACCAAG AAGCAGGACAGAAAGGAGGCAAAGGCCAACAGTTCCAGCCCAG TGATAGACCCTGCAAAAGCTGTGGAGGCTCGGCCCTCAGGGCTGCAGAAGGAGGCTGTGCAGAAAGAGGAGCTGGCCCCCCAGGAGCCTCAGTGGAG TGGATTCTGCATCCACAGTTTGCCAAACAAGGAGTCACCCGGGTCCCTGGTGAATGGCCTGCAGCCTCTACCAGCACACCAGGAGAATGGCTTTTCCCCAAAGGGACCCTCTGGGGACAAGAGTCTGGGCCGAACACCAGAGGCGCTCCTGCCCTTTGCAGAGGCTGAAGCCTTCCTCAAGAAAGCTGTGGTGCAGCCCCCGCAGGTCACAG AAGTCCTTTAA
- the MAP7D1 gene encoding MAP7 domain-containing protein 1 isoform X14, with amino-acid sequence MESGSLSEPGAGAPPAVAARTPPEPRPSPEGDPFPPPPPLPMSALVPDTPPDTPPAMKNATSPKQLPLEPESPPELVGPRPASQQEESPFSEVKIRGPTPPATGPRDARPPRRSSQPSPTAVPASDSPPTKQDVKKAGERHKLAKERREERAKYLAAKKAVWLEKEEKAKALREKQLQERRRRLEEQRLKAEQRRAALEERQRQKLEKNKERYEAAIQRSVKKTWAEIRQQRWSWAGALHHSSPGRKTNRSLQLSAWESSIVDRLMTPTLSFLARSRSAVTLPRNGRDQAVPVCPRSASASPLTPCSAPRSGHRCGPAGERGERRERRKASAGGSPAPARLRPEASPVQKKEKKDKERENEKEKSALARERSLKKRQSLPASLRPRVSTGNAELSPKSKARPSSPSTSWHRPASPCLSPGPGHALPPKPPSPRGTTASPKGRVRRKDEAKESPNVAGPEDKNQSKGKASDEKEPAAPASPAPSPVPSPTPAQPQKEQPTAEIPAGGNGERRPKDTAVLTSPPAPAPPVTPSKPMAGTTDREEATRLLAEKRRQAREQREREEQERRLQAERDKRMREEQLAREAEARAEREAEARRREEQEAREKAQAEQEEQERLQKQKEEAEARSREEAERQRLEREKHFQREEQERQERKKRLEEIMKRTRKSEAAETKQKQDRKEAKANSSSPVIDPAKAVEARPSGLQKEAVQKEELAPQEPQWSGFCIHSLPNKESPGSLVNGLQPLPAHQENGFSPKGPSGDKSLGRTPEALLPFAEAEAFLKKAVVQPPQVTEVL; translated from the exons ATGGAGAGCGGCTCACTTTCGGAGCCGGGTGCCGGCGCACCCCCAG CTGTGGCAGCCAGGACCCCTCCAGAGCCAAGACCTTCTCCAGAAGGTGACCCCTTCCCGCCACCGCCACCACTACCGATGTCAGCCCTGGTGCCCGACACTCCCCCAGACACCCCTCCTGCCATGAAGAATGCCACTAGCCCTAAGCAGCTCCCACTGGAACCAGAGAGCCCCCCAGAGCTGGTAGGGCCCAGGCCAGCCTCCCAGCAGGAGGAGTCCCCTTTCTCAGAAGTGAAGATCAGGGGACCCACCCCTCCAGCCACAGGCCCACGGGATGCCAGGCCTCCTCGGAGGAGCAGTCAGCCATCCCCAACAGCAGTGCCAGCCTCCGACAGCCCTCCCACCAAGCAAG ATgtaaagaaggcaggagagagacacAAGCTGGCAAAGGAGCGGCGGGAAGAGCGGGCCAAGTACTTGG CGGCCAAGAaggcagtgtggctggagaaggaggagaaggccaAGGCGCTGCGGGAGAAGCAGCTCCAGGAGCGCCGGCGGCGGCTGGAGGAGCAGCGGCTCAAAGCCGAGCAACGTCGGGCAGCCCTGGAGGAGCGGCAGCGGCAGAAGCTCGAGAAAAACAAG GAGCGCTACGAAGCAGCCATCCAGCGGTCAGTAAAGAAGACATGGGCTGAAATCCGGCAGCAGCGCTGGTCCTGGGCAGGGGCCCTGCACCACAGCTCCCCAGGACGTAAGACCA ATCGCAGCCTGCAGCTGAGCGCATGGGAGAGCAGCATCGTGGACCGTCTGATGACGcccaccctctccttcctggcGCGGAGTCGCAGTGCGGTCACCCTGCCCCGAAACGGCCGGGACCAGG CCGTGCCGGTGTGCCCGCGCTCGGCCTCCGCCAGCCCCCTGACCCCGTGCAGCGCCCCCCGAAGCGGGCACCGCTGCGGCCCCGCCGGGGAGCGCGGGGAGCGCCGGGAGCGCCGAAAGGCCAGCGCCGGGGGtagccccgccccggcccgcctTCGGCCCGAGGCCTCGCCG GtgcagaaaaaggagaagaaggacAAGGAAcgggaaaatgagaaggaaaagagtGCCCTGGCCCGAGAGCGCAGCCTCAAGAAGCGCCAATCGCTGCCTGCCTCGCTACGCCCACGCGTCTCCACGGGCAACGCTGAGCTCAG tCCCAAATCCAAGGCCCGGCCATCCTCTCCCTCTACATCCTGGCAcaggcctgcctctccctgcctcagcccAGGACCAGGTCATGCTCTGCCCCCCAAACCACCGTCCCCCCGAGGCACCACTGCATCACCGAAGGGGCGGGTTCGGAGGAAGGATGAGGCAAAGGAGAGCCCTAATGTGGCGGGGCCTGAGGACAAGAACCAGAGCAAGGGCAAAGCCAGCGATGAGAaggagcctgcagccccagcctcaccagcaccctcccctgtgccctcacccaccccagcccagccccagaagGAGCAGCCCACAGCAGAGATCCCTGCAGGTGGGAacggagagaggaggccaaaag ATACTGCTGTCTTgacctcacccccagcccccgctCCCCCGGTGACCCCTAGCAAACCCATGGCTGGCACCACAGACCGTGAAGAGGCCACTCGACTCCTGGCTGAGAAGCGGCGCCAGGCCCGGGAGCAGCGGGAGCGCGAGGAACAGGAGCGGAGGCTGCAGGCAGAAAGGGACAA GCGAATGCGAGAAGAACAGCTGGCTCGGGAGGCTGAGGCCCGGGCCGAGCGGGAGGCGGAGGCCCGGAGgcgggaggagcaggaggcccGAGAGAAGGCGCAGGcggagcaggaggagcaggagcgGTTGCAGAAGCAG AAAGAGGAGGCCGAAGCTCGGTCCCGAGAAGAAGCGGAGCGGCAGCGTCTGGAGCGGGAAAAGCACTTccagagggaggagcaggaacGGCAAGAGCGCAAAAAG CGCCTGGAGGAGATCATGAAGAGGACTCGGAAGTCAGAAGCTGCTGAAACCAAG CAGAAGCAGGACAGAAAGGAGGCAAAGGCCAACAGTTCCAGCCCAG TGATAGACCCTGCAAAAGCTGTGGAGGCTCGGCCCTCAGGGCTGCAGAAGGAGGCTGTGCAGAAAGAGGAGCTGGCCCCCCAGGAGCCTCAGTGGAG TGGATTCTGCATCCACAGTTTGCCAAACAAGGAGTCACCCGGGTCCCTGGTGAATGGCCTGCAGCCTCTACCAGCACACCAGGAGAATGGCTTTTCCCCAAAGGGACCCTCTGGGGACAAGAGTCTGGGCCGAACACCAGAGGCGCTCCTGCCCTTTGCAGAGGCTGAAGCCTTCCTCAAGAAAGCTGTGGTGCAGCCCCCGCAGGTCACAG AAGTCCTTTAA
- the MAP7D1 gene encoding MAP7 domain-containing protein 1 isoform X15 produces MESGSLSEPGAGAPPAVAARTPPEPRPSPEGDPFPPPPPLPMSALVPDTPPDTPPAMKNATSPKQLPLEPESPPELVGPRPASQQEESPFSEVKIRGPTPPATGPRDARPPRRSSQPSPTAVPASDSPPTKQDVKKAGERHKLAKERREERAKYLAAKKAVWLEKEEKAKALREKQLQERRRRLEEQRLKAEQRRAALEERQRQKLEKNKERYEAAIQRSVKKTWAEIRQQRWSWAGALHHSSPGHRSLQLSAWESSIVDRLMTPTLSFLARSRSAVTLPRNGRDQAVPVCPRSASASPLTPCSAPRSGHRCGPAGERGERRERRKASAGGSPAPARLRPEASPVQKKEKKDKERENEKEKSALARERSLKKRQSLPASLRPRVSTGNAELSPKSKARPSSPSTSWHRPASPCLSPGPGHALPPKPPSPRGTTASPKGRVRRKDEAKESPNVAGPEDKNQSKGKASDEKEPAAPASPAPSPVPSPTPAQPQKEQPTAEIPAGGNGERRPKDTAVLTSPPAPAPPVTPSKPMAGTTDREEATRLLAEKRRQAREQREREEQERRLQAERDKRMREEQLAREAEARAEREAEARRREEQEAREKAQAEQEEQERLQKQKEEAEARSREEAERQRLEREKHFQREEQERQERKKRLEEIMKRTRKSEAAETKQKQDRKEAKANSSSPVIDPAKAVEARPSGLQKEAVQKEELAPQEPQWSGFCIHSLPNKESPGSLVNGLQPLPAHQENGFSPKGPSGDKSLGRTPEALLPFAEAEAFLKKAVVQPPQVTEVL; encoded by the exons ATGGAGAGCGGCTCACTTTCGGAGCCGGGTGCCGGCGCACCCCCAG CTGTGGCAGCCAGGACCCCTCCAGAGCCAAGACCTTCTCCAGAAGGTGACCCCTTCCCGCCACCGCCACCACTACCGATGTCAGCCCTGGTGCCCGACACTCCCCCAGACACCCCTCCTGCCATGAAGAATGCCACTAGCCCTAAGCAGCTCCCACTGGAACCAGAGAGCCCCCCAGAGCTGGTAGGGCCCAGGCCAGCCTCCCAGCAGGAGGAGTCCCCTTTCTCAGAAGTGAAGATCAGGGGACCCACCCCTCCAGCCACAGGCCCACGGGATGCCAGGCCTCCTCGGAGGAGCAGTCAGCCATCCCCAACAGCAGTGCCAGCCTCCGACAGCCCTCCCACCAAGCAAG ATgtaaagaaggcaggagagagacacAAGCTGGCAAAGGAGCGGCGGGAAGAGCGGGCCAAGTACTTGG CGGCCAAGAaggcagtgtggctggagaaggaggagaaggccaAGGCGCTGCGGGAGAAGCAGCTCCAGGAGCGCCGGCGGCGGCTGGAGGAGCAGCGGCTCAAAGCCGAGCAACGTCGGGCAGCCCTGGAGGAGCGGCAGCGGCAGAAGCTCGAGAAAAACAAG GAGCGCTACGAAGCAGCCATCCAGCGGTCAGTAAAGAAGACATGGGCTGAAATCCGGCAGCAGCGCTGGTCCTGGGCAGGGGCCCTGCACCACAGCTCCCCAGGAC ATCGCAGCCTGCAGCTGAGCGCATGGGAGAGCAGCATCGTGGACCGTCTGATGACGcccaccctctccttcctggcGCGGAGTCGCAGTGCGGTCACCCTGCCCCGAAACGGCCGGGACCAGG CCGTGCCGGTGTGCCCGCGCTCGGCCTCCGCCAGCCCCCTGACCCCGTGCAGCGCCCCCCGAAGCGGGCACCGCTGCGGCCCCGCCGGGGAGCGCGGGGAGCGCCGGGAGCGCCGAAAGGCCAGCGCCGGGGGtagccccgccccggcccgcctTCGGCCCGAGGCCTCGCCG GtgcagaaaaaggagaagaaggacAAGGAAcgggaaaatgagaaggaaaagagtGCCCTGGCCCGAGAGCGCAGCCTCAAGAAGCGCCAATCGCTGCCTGCCTCGCTACGCCCACGCGTCTCCACGGGCAACGCTGAGCTCAG tCCCAAATCCAAGGCCCGGCCATCCTCTCCCTCTACATCCTGGCAcaggcctgcctctccctgcctcagcccAGGACCAGGTCATGCTCTGCCCCCCAAACCACCGTCCCCCCGAGGCACCACTGCATCACCGAAGGGGCGGGTTCGGAGGAAGGATGAGGCAAAGGAGAGCCCTAATGTGGCGGGGCCTGAGGACAAGAACCAGAGCAAGGGCAAAGCCAGCGATGAGAaggagcctgcagccccagcctcaccagcaccctcccctgtgccctcacccaccccagcccagccccagaagGAGCAGCCCACAGCAGAGATCCCTGCAGGTGGGAacggagagaggaggccaaaag ATACTGCTGTCTTgacctcacccccagcccccgctCCCCCGGTGACCCCTAGCAAACCCATGGCTGGCACCACAGACCGTGAAGAGGCCACTCGACTCCTGGCTGAGAAGCGGCGCCAGGCCCGGGAGCAGCGGGAGCGCGAGGAACAGGAGCGGAGGCTGCAGGCAGAAAGGGACAA GCGAATGCGAGAAGAACAGCTGGCTCGGGAGGCTGAGGCCCGGGCCGAGCGGGAGGCGGAGGCCCGGAGgcgggaggagcaggaggcccGAGAGAAGGCGCAGGcggagcaggaggagcaggagcgGTTGCAGAAGCAG AAAGAGGAGGCCGAAGCTCGGTCCCGAGAAGAAGCGGAGCGGCAGCGTCTGGAGCGGGAAAAGCACTTccagagggaggagcaggaacGGCAAGAGCGCAAAAAG CGCCTGGAGGAGATCATGAAGAGGACTCGGAAGTCAGAAGCTGCTGAAACCAAG CAGAAGCAGGACAGAAAGGAGGCAAAGGCCAACAGTTCCAGCCCAG TGATAGACCCTGCAAAAGCTGTGGAGGCTCGGCCCTCAGGGCTGCAGAAGGAGGCTGTGCAGAAAGAGGAGCTGGCCCCCCAGGAGCCTCAGTGGAG TGGATTCTGCATCCACAGTTTGCCAAACAAGGAGTCACCCGGGTCCCTGGTGAATGGCCTGCAGCCTCTACCAGCACACCAGGAGAATGGCTTTTCCCCAAAGGGACCCTCTGGGGACAAGAGTCTGGGCCGAACACCAGAGGCGCTCCTGCCCTTTGCAGAGGCTGAAGCCTTCCTCAAGAAAGCTGTGGTGCAGCCCCCGCAGGTCACAG AAGTCCTTTAA
- the MAP7D1 gene encoding MAP7 domain-containing protein 1 isoform X1, with protein sequence MESGSLSEPGAGAPPAVAARTPPEPRPSPEGDPFPPPPPLPMSALVPDTPPDTPPAMKNATSPKQLPLEPESPPELVGPRPASQQEESPFSEVKIRGPTPPATGPRDARPPRRSSQPSPTAVPASDSPPTKQDVKKAGERHKLAKERREERAKYLAAKKAVWLEKEEKAKALREKQLQERRRRLEEQRLKAEQRRAALEERQRQKLEKNKERYEAAIQRSVKKTWAEIRQQRWSWAGALHHSSPGRKTSGSRCSVSAVNLPKHVDSIINKRLSKSSATLWNSPSRNRSLQLSAWESSIVDRLMTPTLSFLARSRSAVTLPRNGRDQGRGGGPGRALTRGGAGASLASGPRPDRPHPSAAVPVCPRSASASPLTPCSAPRSGHRCGPAGERGERRERRKASAGGSPAPARLRPEASPVQKKEKKDKERENEKEKSALARERSLKKRQSLPASLRPRVSTGNAELSPKSKARPSSPSTSWHRPASPCLSPGPGHALPPKPPSPRGTTASPKGRVRRKDEAKESPNVAGPEDKNQSKGKASDEKEPAAPASPAPSPVPSPTPAQPQKEQPTAEIPADTAVLTSPPAPAPPVTPSKPMAGTTDREEATRLLAEKRRQAREQREREEQERRLQAERDKRMREEQLAREAEARAEREAEARRREEQEAREKAQAEQEEQERLQKQKEEAEARSREEAERQRLEREKHFQREEQERQERKKRLEEIMKRTRKSEAAETKQKQDRKEAKANSSSPVIDPAKAVEARPSGLQKEAVQKEELAPQEPQWSGFCIHSLPNKESPGSLVNGLQPLPAHQENGFSPKGPSGDKSLGRTPEALLPFAEAEAFLKKAVVQPPQVTEVL encoded by the exons ATGGAGAGCGGCTCACTTTCGGAGCCGGGTGCCGGCGCACCCCCAG CTGTGGCAGCCAGGACCCCTCCAGAGCCAAGACCTTCTCCAGAAGGTGACCCCTTCCCGCCACCGCCACCACTACCGATGTCAGCCCTGGTGCCCGACACTCCCCCAGACACCCCTCCTGCCATGAAGAATGCCACTAGCCCTAAGCAGCTCCCACTGGAACCAGAGAGCCCCCCAGAGCTGGTAGGGCCCAGGCCAGCCTCCCAGCAGGAGGAGTCCCCTTTCTCAGAAGTGAAGATCAGGGGACCCACCCCTCCAGCCACAGGCCCACGGGATGCCAGGCCTCCTCGGAGGAGCAGTCAGCCATCCCCAACAGCAGTGCCAGCCTCCGACAGCCCTCCCACCAAGCAAG ATgtaaagaaggcaggagagagacacAAGCTGGCAAAGGAGCGGCGGGAAGAGCGGGCCAAGTACTTGG CGGCCAAGAaggcagtgtggctggagaaggaggagaaggccaAGGCGCTGCGGGAGAAGCAGCTCCAGGAGCGCCGGCGGCGGCTGGAGGAGCAGCGGCTCAAAGCCGAGCAACGTCGGGCAGCCCTGGAGGAGCGGCAGCGGCAGAAGCTCGAGAAAAACAAG GAGCGCTACGAAGCAGCCATCCAGCGGTCAGTAAAGAAGACATGGGCTGAAATCCGGCAGCAGCGCTGGTCCTGGGCAGGGGCCCTGCACCACAGCTCCCCAGGACGTAAGACCA GTGGGAGCAGGTGCTCCGTGTCGGCAGTAAACCTGCCCAAACACGTGGACTCTATAATCAACAAGCGGCTCTCAAAGTCCTCTGCCACGCTCTGGAACTCCCCCAGTAGAA ATCGCAGCCTGCAGCTGAGCGCATGGGAGAGCAGCATCGTGGACCGTCTGATGACGcccaccctctccttcctggcGCGGAGTCGCAGTGCGGTCACCCTGCCCCGAAACGGCCGGGACCAGGGTAGGGGCGGCGGCCCTGGGAGAGCCCTCacgaggggcggggcaggggccaGTCTCGCGAGTGGGCCGCGCCCCGACCGCCCTCATCCCTCCGCAGCCGTGCCGGTGTGCCCGCGCTCGGCCTCCGCCAGCCCCCTGACCCCGTGCAGCGCCCCCCGAAGCGGGCACCGCTGCGGCCCCGCCGGGGAGCGCGGGGAGCGCCGGGAGCGCCGAAAGGCCAGCGCCGGGGGtagccccgccccggcccgcctTCGGCCCGAGGCCTCGCCG GtgcagaaaaaggagaagaaggacAAGGAAcgggaaaatgagaaggaaaagagtGCCCTGGCCCGAGAGCGCAGCCTCAAGAAGCGCCAATCGCTGCCTGCCTCGCTACGCCCACGCGTCTCCACGGGCAACGCTGAGCTCAG tCCCAAATCCAAGGCCCGGCCATCCTCTCCCTCTACATCCTGGCAcaggcctgcctctccctgcctcagcccAGGACCAGGTCATGCTCTGCCCCCCAAACCACCGTCCCCCCGAGGCACCACTGCATCACCGAAGGGGCGGGTTCGGAGGAAGGATGAGGCAAAGGAGAGCCCTAATGTGGCGGGGCCTGAGGACAAGAACCAGAGCAAGGGCAAAGCCAGCGATGAGAaggagcctgcagccccagcctcaccagcaccctcccctgtgccctcacccaccccagcccagccccagaagGAGCAGCCCACAGCAGAGATCCCTGCAG ATACTGCTGTCTTgacctcacccccagcccccgctCCCCCGGTGACCCCTAGCAAACCCATGGCTGGCACCACAGACCGTGAAGAGGCCACTCGACTCCTGGCTGAGAAGCGGCGCCAGGCCCGGGAGCAGCGGGAGCGCGAGGAACAGGAGCGGAGGCTGCAGGCAGAAAGGGACAA GCGAATGCGAGAAGAACAGCTGGCTCGGGAGGCTGAGGCCCGGGCCGAGCGGGAGGCGGAGGCCCGGAGgcgggaggagcaggaggcccGAGAGAAGGCGCAGGcggagcaggaggagcaggagcgGTTGCAGAAGCAG AAAGAGGAGGCCGAAGCTCGGTCCCGAGAAGAAGCGGAGCGGCAGCGTCTGGAGCGGGAAAAGCACTTccagagggaggagcaggaacGGCAAGAGCGCAAAAAG CGCCTGGAGGAGATCATGAAGAGGACTCGGAAGTCAGAAGCTGCTGAAACCAAG CAGAAGCAGGACAGAAAGGAGGCAAAGGCCAACAGTTCCAGCCCAG TGATAGACCCTGCAAAAGCTGTGGAGGCTCGGCCCTCAGGGCTGCAGAAGGAGGCTGTGCAGAAAGAGGAGCTGGCCCCCCAGGAGCCTCAGTGGAG TGGATTCTGCATCCACAGTTTGCCAAACAAGGAGTCACCCGGGTCCCTGGTGAATGGCCTGCAGCCTCTACCAGCACACCAGGAGAATGGCTTTTCCCCAAAGGGACCCTCTGGGGACAAGAGTCTGGGCCGAACACCAGAGGCGCTCCTGCCCTTTGCAGAGGCTGAAGCCTTCCTCAAGAAAGCTGTGGTGCAGCCCCCGCAGGTCACAG AAGTCCTTTAA